One genomic segment of Streptomyces sp. TLI_146 includes these proteins:
- a CDS encoding helicase associated domain-containing protein, with protein MFATYSSLEPRGEGADAVPGPLEEAMAGVFGQRLARFDLAILDEAHRTSGAVGKPWAVVHDNTRILADRRLYMTATPRLWEIPSPAQGRAGSASEGEGLGGQLVASMDDEEIYGRHIGFGLLEAIERGILARFEIDVLEIRDPAAEEELAKEQARERRVAALQAALLAHWKESGLRSVITFHHRTRDAMKFARGLLSVACDLYESDPGRYPDPARIAAEWLSSEHSMGDRRRVAGQFADGVDDDGAETLMCFLAVCRLLGEGADLTGKRGVDAVAFADTRGSVVDVVQNTGRALRQQPGEGKIARILVPIFLRADEDPRDMMSSPSYRPLVAILQALRAHDEQIIEKLVLRQDHSGRGTAEEVLVDDPQYIRDAVTGREQQSAEVDAGSAGGEGMPKDAALLRFFAPRDALTVARFLRTRVLQPQSEIWLTGYNLLCRWVAEHGHARVPLQERVLLSPQAKAQPDAGQERDELGQELAYALGQWCAEQRRAHRDGTLRAWRFKLLDELGVQWEGADARFAAKIALFRRYYEEHGTLAAPLAAVFEGQPIGRDLSNLRKPHGLGKKPERAQRRRAQLEAIDLYWNPEWPLVWQRHWAKVKWCLTGGAQLAHLSPGLMVGGDDIGTWLVEQRHSWQSLNAGQRARLAEIGVQVPAAELETATRPALETGPVVLPATATTWERGIAALRQYAAREGHVRVPRAHQETIRIDHAGEGLRDEQVRLGIWRSNTRNRRNRLTPGQLREAEHLGLLT; from the coding sequence GTGTTCGCGACCTACTCCTCGCTTGAGCCTCGCGGCGAGGGCGCGGATGCGGTGCCGGGGCCGCTGGAGGAGGCCATGGCAGGGGTGTTCGGGCAGCGGCTGGCCCGGTTCGACCTGGCGATCTTGGATGAGGCGCACCGTACGTCCGGGGCGGTGGGGAAGCCGTGGGCTGTCGTCCATGACAACACGCGGATCTTGGCGGACCGTCGGTTGTACATGACGGCGACGCCTCGGCTGTGGGAGATCCCGAGTCCCGCACAGGGCAGGGCTGGTTCGGCGTCCGAGGGGGAAGGGCTGGGTGGGCAGCTTGTCGCTTCCATGGACGATGAGGAGATCTACGGCCGGCACATCGGTTTTGGGCTGCTGGAGGCGATTGAGCGGGGCATCCTTGCCCGGTTCGAGATCGACGTGCTGGAGATTCGTGATCCGGCCGCCGAGGAGGAGTTGGCGAAGGAGCAGGCGCGGGAGCGGCGGGTGGCGGCTCTGCAGGCCGCGCTGCTGGCGCACTGGAAGGAGAGCGGGCTGCGGTCCGTGATCACTTTTCACCATCGGACCCGGGATGCGATGAAGTTCGCCCGGGGTCTGTTGTCGGTCGCCTGCGATCTGTACGAGAGCGATCCTGGGCGTTATCCGGACCCCGCCCGGATCGCGGCGGAGTGGCTGTCCAGCGAGCATTCGATGGGGGATCGTCGTCGGGTGGCAGGGCAGTTCGCCGACGGTGTCGACGACGACGGCGCCGAGACGCTGATGTGCTTCCTGGCCGTGTGCAGGCTCCTGGGGGAAGGCGCGGACCTCACCGGCAAGCGCGGTGTCGACGCGGTCGCTTTCGCGGACACCCGTGGCAGCGTCGTCGATGTCGTGCAGAACACCGGGCGTGCTCTGCGCCAGCAGCCCGGCGAGGGAAAAATCGCAAGAATCCTCGTGCCGATCTTCCTCAGAGCCGATGAGGACCCGCGCGACATGATGTCCTCCCCCAGCTACCGGCCACTGGTAGCGATCTTGCAGGCTTTGCGCGCCCACGACGAGCAGATCATCGAGAAGCTCGTCCTGCGCCAGGACCACAGCGGCCGCGGGACGGCCGAGGAGGTTCTCGTCGACGACCCGCAGTACATCCGCGACGCCGTCACCGGCAGGGAGCAGCAGAGCGCCGAGGTGGACGCGGGTTCGGCCGGGGGCGAGGGGATGCCAAAGGACGCGGCGCTGCTGCGGTTCTTCGCCCCGCGCGACGCCCTCACGGTCGCACGGTTCCTCCGCACCCGTGTGCTGCAGCCCCAGTCCGAGATCTGGCTGACCGGCTACAACCTGCTGTGCCGGTGGGTAGCCGAGCACGGACATGCCCGCGTGCCCCTGCAAGAGCGCGTCCTGCTCAGCCCCCAGGCCAAGGCGCAGCCCGACGCGGGGCAGGAGCGCGACGAGCTCGGGCAGGAGCTGGCCTACGCGCTGGGGCAGTGGTGCGCCGAGCAGCGGCGGGCCCACCGGGACGGGACGCTGCGGGCCTGGCGGTTCAAGCTCCTCGACGAGCTCGGGGTCCAGTGGGAGGGAGCCGATGCCCGGTTCGCGGCGAAAATCGCTCTCTTCCGCCGCTACTACGAGGAACACGGCACCCTCGCCGCCCCGCTGGCAGCCGTCTTCGAAGGACAGCCCATCGGGCGGGACCTGTCCAACCTGCGCAAACCTCACGGGCTGGGGAAGAAGCCGGAGCGGGCTCAGCGGCGGCGTGCGCAGCTCGAGGCGATCGACCTCTACTGGAATCCCGAGTGGCCGTTGGTGTGGCAGCGGCACTGGGCGAAGGTGAAATGGTGCCTGACCGGCGGGGCACAGCTGGCCCACCTCTCCCCCGGCCTCATGGTCGGCGGCGACGACATCGGCACCTGGCTCGTCGAACAGCGCCACTCCTGGCAGAGCCTGAACGCAGGGCAGCGCGCGCGGCTGGCCGAGATCGGCGTCCAGGTACCCGCCGCCGAACTCGAAACCGCAACCCGCCCCGCCCTCGAGACCGGCCCGGTCGTGCTGCCCGCCACCGCGACCACATGGGAGCGGGGCATCGCCGCGCTACGCCAATACGCGGCACGGGAAGGGCATGTACGGGTCCCACGTGCCCACCAGGAAACCATCCGCATCGACCACGCAGGCGAAGGGCTCCGCGACGAGCAGGTACGCCTCGGCATCTGGCGCAGCAACACCCGCAACCGCCGCAACCGCCTCACTCCCGGCCAGCTTCGGGAAGCCGAACACCTCGGCCTCCTCACCTGA
- a CDS encoding IS256 family transposase translates to MLVGRARSDGLQLTGEGGLLQQLTKRVLESALEGEITDHVGYDKHDAAGRNSGNSRNGTRSKTVLTDVGPVEVRVPRDTAGTFEPQLVKKRQRRLTGVDEMVLSLSAKGLTHGEISAHLAEVYGASVSKQTITTITDAVMEGMAEWQARPLDRVYPVVFVDAINVKVRDGKVANRPVYVAMAVTVEGTRDILGIWAGDGGEGAKHWLQVFAELKNRGIEDVLMLVCDGLKGLPDAVETVWPRTVVQTCIVLHLIRNSIRYRARQDWDKLAKDLKPVYTAPSEAAATERFLEFSEKWGTKYPAVIKLWSDAWAEMVPFLSFDVEIRKVICSTNAIESVNARIRKAVRARGHFPSEAAALKCVYMALMSLDPTGKGRRRWTMRWKAPLNAFQIAFEGRLTPTTSH, encoded by the coding sequence ATGCTGGTCGGCCGTGCCCGCTCTGACGGTCTGCAGCTGACCGGGGAGGGCGGGCTGCTGCAGCAGTTGACGAAGCGGGTGCTGGAGTCCGCCCTGGAGGGCGAGATCACCGATCACGTCGGCTATGACAAGCACGACGCGGCGGGCAGGAACAGCGGCAACAGCCGCAACGGCACCCGTTCCAAGACGGTGCTGACCGACGTCGGCCCGGTCGAGGTGAGGGTGCCCCGTGACACCGCCGGCACCTTCGAGCCGCAGCTCGTGAAGAAGCGGCAGCGTCGGCTGACCGGCGTGGATGAGATGGTGCTGTCGCTGTCCGCGAAGGGACTGACGCACGGCGAGATATCGGCTCATCTGGCTGAGGTATACGGCGCGAGCGTGTCCAAGCAGACCATCACCACGATCACCGACGCGGTGATGGAGGGCATGGCCGAATGGCAGGCCCGCCCGCTGGACCGCGTCTACCCAGTCGTCTTCGTGGACGCCATCAACGTCAAGGTTCGCGATGGCAAGGTCGCCAACCGTCCTGTCTACGTCGCGATGGCCGTCACCGTCGAAGGCACCCGCGACATCCTCGGGATCTGGGCCGGTGACGGCGGCGAGGGCGCCAAGCACTGGCTCCAGGTCTTCGCCGAGCTGAAAAATCGCGGGATTGAAGATGTCCTCATGCTCGTCTGCGATGGCTTGAAGGGACTGCCGGACGCGGTCGAGACGGTCTGGCCCCGCACTGTCGTCCAGACGTGCATCGTTCTTCACTTGATTCGCAACAGCATCCGCTACCGTGCCCGCCAGGACTGGGACAAGCTCGCGAAGGATCTGAAGCCCGTCTACACCGCGCCGAGCGAGGCCGCCGCCACTGAGCGGTTCCTGGAGTTCTCCGAAAAATGGGGCACCAAGTATCCGGCCGTGATCAAGCTGTGGTCCGATGCCTGGGCCGAGATGGTGCCCTTCTTGTCCTTCGACGTCGAGATCCGCAAGGTGATCTGTTCAACGAACGCGATCGAGAGCGTGAACGCCCGCATCCGCAAGGCCGTCCGGGCCCGCGGCCACTTCCCCTCGGAGGCCGCCGCGTTGAAGTGCGTCTACATGGCGCTGATGAGCCTGGACCCGACCGGCAAGGGCCGGCGCCGCTGGACGATGCGATGGAAGGCCCCGCTCAACGCCTTCCAGATCGCCTTCGAAGGCCGCCTCACCCCCACCACCAGCCACTGA
- a CDS encoding VCBS repeat-containing protein, with translation MKVPLKPAIRKAVVPSAQLPAERQRRMAAARRAGAAAAPMTPRFDVDRDGVSDLLVRTLDDSLYLKGWKQEKSTLYVTPDGGFKDLIEPGDVDGDGHPELLILSPSGTLTLESNLTATGWGTFGVVPWSENGWNIYNKLFVPGDVTGDGRNDLLARTPSGDLYLYTGTGNVASPYASRVKVGTGWGMFDQLVGVGDVNGDGRGDVVGRTPSGDLYFYAGTGAAADPLKARVKVASGWYGYNQLLAMDDSTGHIDLLARDVSGVLWAYPFEAQGVLGARVRLGENWQGTVLANAGGNPFLGKNELIGRDGAGQLNYYLPKGDGQFDARLPMDGDVSAVPLEKLSSASSLDITSRWSTLTQVGSDGHLAIGNQDNGGGWNVMSAFAGIGDLTGEGNGDLLARDSGGHLWLYPGNGKSLLGDRIDIGGGWNAYNQLVGAGDISGDGIPDLLARDSSGHLWLYPGNGRNNFGDRIDIGGGWNAYSMLAVPGDLTGDGRADLIGVDSSGTAWRYDANGTGNFKGRVAMGGGWNTYKALY, from the coding sequence GTGAAGGTCCCGCTGAAGCCGGCTATACGCAAGGCGGTGGTGCCGTCGGCGCAACTGCCTGCGGAGCGACAGCGCCGGATGGCGGCGGCGCGCCGTGCGGGGGCTGCGGCTGCGCCGATGACGCCTCGGTTCGACGTAGACCGGGATGGTGTCAGCGATCTGCTGGTGCGGACGCTGGACGACAGTCTGTATTTGAAGGGGTGGAAGCAGGAGAAGAGCACCCTGTATGTCACCCCTGACGGAGGGTTCAAGGATCTCATCGAGCCCGGCGACGTTGATGGTGACGGGCATCCGGAACTGTTGATCCTCTCCCCGTCGGGAACGCTCACGCTGGAGTCGAACCTGACCGCGACAGGTTGGGGAACCTTCGGTGTGGTGCCGTGGTCGGAGAACGGCTGGAACATCTACAACAAGCTCTTCGTGCCAGGGGATGTCACAGGAGACGGCAGGAACGACCTGCTGGCGCGGACCCCGTCCGGGGACTTGTACCTGTACACGGGCACCGGGAATGTGGCGTCTCCTTACGCGTCCCGGGTGAAGGTCGGTACCGGCTGGGGCATGTTCGACCAACTGGTCGGTGTGGGGGATGTGAACGGTGACGGCAGGGGCGACGTGGTGGGCCGGACCCCGTCCGGGGATCTGTACTTCTACGCCGGTACGGGGGCGGCAGCGGATCCGCTGAAGGCACGCGTCAAGGTCGCCTCTGGTTGGTACGGTTACAACCAGCTCCTGGCGATGGACGACAGCACCGGCCACATCGACCTGCTTGCGCGCGATGTCTCCGGGGTGCTGTGGGCCTACCCCTTCGAGGCCCAGGGTGTCCTGGGCGCCCGAGTGCGGCTGGGAGAGAACTGGCAGGGCACAGTCCTTGCCAATGCCGGCGGCAACCCCTTCCTCGGCAAGAACGAGCTGATCGGCCGGGACGGTGCGGGACAGCTGAACTACTACCTGCCCAAGGGCGACGGACAGTTCGACGCGCGCCTGCCCATGGACGGGGACGTGTCGGCGGTGCCGCTGGAGAAGCTGTCCTCCGCTTCCTCGTTGGACATCACCTCGCGCTGGTCGACGCTGACACAGGTGGGCTCCGACGGACACCTCGCCATCGGGAATCAGGACAACGGGGGCGGCTGGAATGTGATGTCTGCCTTCGCGGGCATCGGTGACCTCACCGGCGAGGGCAACGGCGACCTGCTGGCCCGTGACTCCGGCGGACACCTGTGGCTGTACCCGGGTAACGGCAAAAGCTTGCTGGGTGACCGGATCGACATCGGCGGCGGCTGGAACGCCTACAACCAGCTCGTGGGTGCCGGAGACATCAGCGGTGACGGCATCCCCGATTTGCTGGCCCGCGACAGCAGCGGGCACCTGTGGCTGTACCCGGGCAATGGTCGCAACAACTTCGGTGACCGGATCGACATCGGCGGCGGCTGGAATGCGTACAGCATGCTGGCGGTCCCCGGCGACCTGACCGGCGATGGCCGGGCCGACCTGATCGGTGTCGATTCCTCCGGTACCGCCTGGCGCTACGACGCCAACGGCACCGGCAACTTCAAGGGCCGCGTCGCCATGGGCGGCGGCTGGAACACCTACAAGGCCCTGTACTAA
- a CDS encoding polymorphic toxin-type HINT domain-containing protein produces MPARADDISRGEDNPQDPYQRSLRMSLGETARADRCRLGNILHYTGPTLRTVVSAKLAGPDSAIHEALTSNSGWGGEELYTAQSKDDETGYNYKTTFYRRQDKLNQDNKPYASTNSSAGRPWNAPAFGADIVAFTELGRGWSVPHLWDNPTPRPGAAAMAKAKEVYDAFDTKGDDWATKYKERAGSGEMDGLGTTAGNPGSANDIATFLRFGGFATKAPEPDSPEFRTEVEFLKAAWASCDSQNPIDHYRVLTGVTTQAYTEWEAEYASQATQRNEIVTAEAAASKEARTNADLMIEAIRQSWQADQILFWQQWFRDHPDAWNKPSLTDQKNASRRLVTARETTAQLVKDADAAVARAKTASEQAAASQQAAYAIADQNKVPRGRGLLYAQQAAQVAKASYAAAQAAAKTVLTASKATQANMADSQALYALTQTQSHALNTEFRKAAALEAAAQAKAAADSAEKLAKEAAGNATTAKNAQATAEKAEKTAQAGAAEAKKQRGIAEAEKANAEREAATAASERKKAGEAEARTQTERDAAGRARTSAEAAGATASDKRKEAEAAEARAFTARNKALQAEKEQKAQEARAAALEAAADAAESEGAAGGARQAATEARTAANDAVTAATAARAAANDASTAAVNARAAATRAQAAASRAKAAADASWSAFQKTTAAAATAHAAAAKAIDAAAAAKAKAEQADAEAKKAQAAAKKAREEADAAKDEAAKTSAWSAKTSGFAQAAALAAQGARDSATAVTKAADEAISIGSPYQELDTSAAFAVLIGQNSKTLAEQQASAAEAKSKEAAKAAVDAKALADKAAGDAKIAAQAAATAAADAARAVKAAEAARASAAEADKAAKAAQKADDNAQKYAAEAGTDAYYAGMAANDAQTAANDADRDATDAEKDAASADAAATAAETDAASADATATKAEGDATAAETAAKNADGAAKDADTAATRTENAEARKTIDTGGATGVAHMFTTQKIDPMEDPKPLNDCVLGMGNSGCDVKFRLHFKLTLDFFLCTDPGAPDDVDAATCPGDSIVWLGRDTKEHTAEVTKHFSNWDITKIFDKAILKALWDGLTQDFVDCAKGSIGGCALAATWFIPPSKITQAVDLIRALDGALQTGIGVGDAYKALKALGLDAEVMANIERETMIVEDALTSCTRNSFPGDTQVLMADGAHRAISSLTIGDLVLTADPETGDRRAEPVGSTFKHETDRLVDVAFADGTSLTSTAGHRVYVAERGWTLVSDLRRADRLRGPEGDLHTVIGLDDRTGIAPRTVYDLTVDHLHTFFVSTEGEGSKDVLVHNCMNLQLHEDDRGAHTIKDHVNIDDERAFNKAMDEYKAGRQGVTGVWTSLDVAQGAVDEAMKKWLTGGTPKQNMANQKKLKNWMAKTAKDSNSPLELFPIKIDIGGSSLGKVFSYDRTSRAAGSTVAITLKRTPHKPGYMVYTSYPI; encoded by the coding sequence ATGCCGGCCCGCGCCGACGACATAAGCCGGGGTGAGGACAACCCCCAGGATCCCTACCAGAGGTCGCTGCGGATGAGCCTGGGCGAGACAGCCCGCGCCGACAGGTGCCGACTGGGCAACATCCTGCACTACACCGGGCCGACGCTCAGAACGGTGGTCAGCGCCAAGCTCGCGGGGCCGGACTCCGCAATCCACGAGGCACTCACCAGCAACAGCGGCTGGGGAGGCGAGGAGCTTTACACAGCGCAGTCCAAGGACGACGAGACTGGCTACAACTACAAAACCACCTTCTACCGGCGCCAGGACAAGCTCAACCAGGACAACAAGCCCTACGCCTCGACGAACTCCTCGGCCGGGCGGCCCTGGAACGCCCCGGCGTTCGGGGCCGACATCGTCGCCTTCACGGAACTGGGGCGAGGCTGGTCCGTCCCCCACCTCTGGGACAACCCCACGCCGCGGCCCGGTGCTGCGGCGATGGCGAAGGCCAAGGAGGTCTACGACGCCTTCGACACCAAGGGCGACGATTGGGCCACGAAGTACAAGGAGCGGGCCGGCAGCGGCGAGATGGACGGCCTCGGGACCACGGCTGGCAATCCGGGTTCGGCCAACGACATCGCCACATTCCTGCGATTCGGCGGCTTCGCGACCAAGGCGCCCGAGCCGGACTCGCCCGAGTTCCGCACCGAGGTGGAGTTCCTCAAGGCGGCCTGGGCTTCCTGTGACAGCCAGAACCCCATCGATCACTACCGGGTCCTGACCGGCGTCACCACCCAGGCCTACACCGAATGGGAAGCGGAATACGCCTCCCAGGCCACCCAGCGCAACGAGATCGTTACCGCCGAAGCCGCCGCCTCCAAGGAGGCACGCACCAACGCCGATCTGATGATCGAGGCGATCCGCCAGTCCTGGCAGGCGGACCAGATCCTGTTCTGGCAGCAGTGGTTCCGCGACCATCCCGACGCCTGGAACAAGCCCTCCCTGACCGACCAGAAGAACGCCTCGCGCCGTCTGGTGACCGCCCGGGAGACGACCGCCCAGCTGGTCAAGGACGCGGACGCCGCCGTCGCCCGCGCCAAGACGGCCTCCGAGCAGGCAGCCGCCTCGCAGCAGGCGGCGTATGCGATCGCGGACCAGAACAAGGTGCCGCGCGGCCGGGGCCTGCTGTACGCGCAGCAGGCCGCGCAGGTCGCCAAGGCCTCCTACGCCGCGGCCCAGGCGGCAGCCAAGACCGTGCTGACCGCCTCCAAGGCCACCCAGGCCAACATGGCCGACAGCCAGGCCCTCTACGCCCTGACCCAGACGCAGTCGCACGCGCTGAACACCGAGTTCCGCAAGGCCGCCGCCCTGGAAGCGGCAGCCCAGGCCAAGGCGGCCGCCGACTCCGCGGAGAAGCTGGCCAAGGAAGCCGCAGGCAACGCCACCACCGCCAAGAACGCCCAGGCCACCGCGGAGAAGGCGGAAAAGACCGCCCAGGCCGGCGCCGCCGAGGCCAAGAAGCAACGCGGCATCGCCGAAGCAGAGAAGGCCAACGCCGAACGCGAGGCGGCTACCGCCGCCAGCGAACGCAAGAAGGCCGGGGAAGCCGAAGCGCGGACCCAGACGGAACGCGACGCGGCGGGCCGCGCCCGCACCTCCGCCGAGGCGGCGGGGGCGACGGCGAGCGACAAGCGCAAGGAAGCCGAAGCAGCGGAGGCCAGGGCATTCACTGCTCGGAACAAGGCTCTCCAGGCCGAAAAGGAGCAGAAGGCACAGGAGGCCCGGGCCGCCGCACTGGAAGCGGCTGCGGACGCCGCCGAGAGCGAAGGCGCGGCAGGCGGAGCGCGGCAGGCAGCCACCGAGGCGCGCACGGCTGCCAACGATGCGGTGACGGCAGCGACCGCGGCCCGTGCAGCTGCCAACGACGCCTCCACGGCGGCGGTTAACGCCCGGGCCGCTGCGACCCGGGCCCAGGCCGCAGCATCACGCGCGAAGGCGGCAGCTGATGCCTCATGGTCGGCGTTCCAGAAGACCACCGCGGCGGCGGCGACCGCGCACGCGGCGGCCGCAAAGGCCATCGACGCGGCGGCAGCAGCAAAGGCGAAGGCCGAGCAGGCCGACGCCGAGGCGAAGAAGGCGCAGGCCGCTGCGAAGAAGGCCCGCGAGGAAGCAGACGCAGCCAAGGACGAGGCGGCCAAGACCTCTGCCTGGTCGGCCAAGACCTCCGGCTTCGCCCAGGCTGCGGCACTGGCAGCCCAGGGGGCCCGCGACTCCGCCACTGCGGTGACCAAGGCCGCCGACGAGGCAATCTCCATCGGCTCCCCGTATCAGGAGCTCGACACTTCGGCAGCCTTCGCGGTCCTCATCGGCCAGAACTCCAAGACCCTGGCCGAGCAGCAGGCATCGGCAGCCGAGGCCAAGAGCAAGGAAGCCGCAAAGGCCGCCGTCGACGCCAAGGCCCTCGCTGACAAGGCCGCCGGAGACGCCAAGATCGCAGCCCAAGCAGCCGCGACAGCAGCAGCCGACGCCGCCCGCGCCGTCAAGGCCGCAGAAGCGGCCCGCGCCTCGGCAGCCGAGGCCGACAAGGCGGCCAAGGCCGCCCAGAAGGCCGACGACAACGCCCAGAAATACGCCGCCGAAGCCGGCACCGACGCGTACTACGCGGGGATGGCCGCCAACGACGCCCAAACGGCCGCCAACGACGCCGACCGCGACGCCACAGACGCCGAGAAGGACGCGGCCAGCGCCGACGCGGCCGCCACCGCCGCTGAGACAGATGCCGCCAGCGCCGACGCCACTGCGACGAAGGCGGAAGGCGACGCCACCGCGGCCGAGACCGCGGCGAAGAACGCCGACGGCGCCGCCAAGGACGCCGACACCGCAGCCACCCGTACCGAGAACGCGGAAGCCCGCAAGACCATCGACACCGGCGGGGCCACCGGCGTGGCGCACATGTTCACCACGCAGAAGATCGACCCTATGGAGGACCCCAAGCCCCTGAACGACTGTGTGCTTGGCATGGGCAACAGCGGCTGCGACGTTAAGTTCCGGCTGCACTTCAAACTGACCCTCGACTTCTTCCTGTGCACCGACCCCGGAGCTCCCGACGACGTCGACGCCGCCACCTGCCCGGGGGACAGCATCGTCTGGCTGGGCCGCGACACCAAGGAGCACACCGCCGAGGTCACCAAGCACTTCAGCAACTGGGACATCACCAAGATCTTCGACAAAGCGATCCTCAAGGCTCTGTGGGACGGCCTTACGCAGGACTTCGTCGATTGCGCCAAGGGCAGCATCGGCGGGTGCGCCTTGGCGGCGACCTGGTTCATTCCGCCGTCCAAGATCACCCAAGCCGTCGACCTGATCCGTGCGCTTGACGGCGCGCTGCAGACCGGAATCGGCGTCGGCGACGCCTACAAGGCACTCAAGGCGCTGGGACTCGACGCCGAGGTAATGGCCAACATCGAGCGCGAGACCATGATTGTCGAGGACGCGCTCACGTCCTGCACGCGAAACAGCTTTCCGGGCGATACACAGGTGCTGATGGCGGACGGCGCGCACCGAGCAATCAGCTCGCTGACCATCGGCGACCTGGTCCTGACGGCTGATCCCGAGACCGGCGATCGACGGGCCGAGCCCGTCGGCTCGACCTTCAAGCACGAGACCGACCGTCTCGTGGACGTCGCATTCGCTGACGGAACCAGCCTGACCAGCACCGCCGGACACCGCGTCTATGTTGCCGAACGTGGTTGGACCCTCGTGTCGGACCTGCGGAGAGCCGATCGGCTGCGCGGTCCCGAAGGTGACTTGCACACGGTCATCGGTCTGGACGATCGGACCGGGATCGCGCCACGAACGGTGTACGACCTGACTGTCGACCACCTGCACACATTCTTCGTGAGCACCGAGGGGGAGGGTTCCAAGGACGTACTGGTCCACAACTGCATGAACCTCCAGTTGCACGAGGACGACCGAGGGGCGCACACCATCAAGGACCACGTCAACATCGACGATGAGCGTGCGTTCAATAAGGCCATGGACGAGTACAAGGCTGGCCGCCAGGGGGTGACCGGTGTCTGGACCAGCCTGGATGTCGCCCAGGGCGCGGTGGACGAGGCCATGAAGAAGTGGCTCACCGGCGGTACCCCGAAGCAGAACATGGCGAACCAGAAGAAGCTGAAGAACTGGATGGCCAAGACGGCGAAGGACTCCAACAGCCCCTTGGAGCTGTTCCCGATCAAGATCGACATCGGCGGATCCTCGCTCGGTAAGGTCTTTAGCTACGACCGCACGTCGCGTGCGGCCGGGAGCACCGTGGCAATCACCCTCAAACGAACTCCCCACAAGCCCGGATACATGGTCTACACGTCCTACCCGATCTGA